One window of the Delphinus delphis chromosome 20, mDelDel1.2, whole genome shotgun sequence genome contains the following:
- the SIGLECL1 gene encoding SIGLEC family-like protein 1, which produces MVTQNQVSRDPQSPTSLLYSSCSLEKTLQCSGSFHGLPTPSLQWLMGGAPMGLNNMNNIFQVTFSIIAPWANSTITLLGEPEITMGLHCEGKDRYGIHTSSIFLIPDKNSVSNAFVKGLIQGVVYGPIASALFSFLVLLA; this is translated from the exons ATGGTGACCCAGAACCAAGTGTCTCGAGATCCCCAAT CCCCCACCAGTctgctttattcttcttgttCCTTGGAGAAGACTCTGCAGTGCAGCGGTTCCTTCCATGGGCTCCCCACGCCCTCCCTGCAGTGGTTGATGGGAGGTGCTCCCATGGGTCTGAACAACATGAATAACATCTTCCAGGTGACTTTTAGCATAATTGCCCCTTGGGCCAACAGCACCATCACCCTCCTCGGCGAGCCTGAAATAACCATGGGCCTCCACTGTGAGGGGAAGGACCGATATGGCATCCATACTTCAAGCATCTTCCTCATACCAG ATAAGAATTCAGTTTCCAATGCGTTCGTGAAAGGGCTGATCCAGGGCGTCGTGTATGGACCCATTGCATCAGCACTATTCTCCTTCCTTGTTCTCCTTGCGTGA